ATAGATTAGTAATCAGTGGCCAGTTGTCAGTTGTCAGCCTCTCTCCAGGTCTCCTGGCGCTGAAGCTGACAACTGGCTCTGGAAAGCAAGTTATTAATTCAATCCGTTTCAGAGGCTGGTAGTGTAAATGCGCATTCCTGCCGGCCATGTAAATCAGTTTTTACACTGGCCACTGACCACTGACCACTGATCATGGAGACCCTTGCCGATCTGCTGCAATATCTCATCTCCGGGGTGACCAACGGCGCGATTTACGCCCTCATCGCCTTGGGCTTCGGCATCATCTACAATACCACCACCATCATCAACTTCGCCCAGGGCGAGATGGTGATGTTGGGCGCCTTGTGCGCCATCAGCATTTATCAGGTGACCCCTTCCCTGCCCCTGGCCTTCGGCGGCGCGGTTATCCTGGTGACCTGCGTGGGCCTGGTGTTCGAGCGGTTGGCCCTGCGCCCGGTCAAGGACCCCAGCCCCATCACCCTGATCATCATCACAGTGGGCGGCGCCGTCTTGATCAAAGGTGTGGCCATGCTCCTGTGGGGCAAAGATGCCTACACCCTGCCGCCGTTTTCCGGCAATGCCCCCATCCACCTGGGTCCCGCCACCATCCTGCCCCAAAACCTCTGGGTGCTGGGAATTACTGCGGTCATGGTCGCGGCCCTGGAGGCCTTCTTTCGCCTCACTTTGGTGGGCAAAGCCATGCGCGCCTGCGCCTATAACACTCGGGCCGCCCGCCTGGTGGGGATCGCCGCCGGCCGCATGGTCCAACTCTCCTTCGGGCTCAGTGCGGCCCTGGGAGCCGGCGCCGGCATTCTCATCGCCCCCCTTACCCTGGGGGTCTATGACATGGGCGCCATGTTGGGCCTCAAGGGCTTTTCCGCCGCCATTATTGGGGGCCTCGGCAGCCTGGCGGGCGGCGTCCTGGGCGGCCTGGTCCTGGGCGTGGCCGAGGCCCTGGCCACCGGGTTCATCTCCTCCGGCTACCGGGATGCGGTGGCCTTCCTCCTGCTCCTGCTGGTCCTGTTCCTGCGTCCCCAGGGGCTGGTGGGAGGACGAAAATGACCCTGCCCCGGTTCGCCAACCGCTGGTTTCTCTTTGCCCTGGTGGTCCTGGCTATCGTCATTTTTATGGATGACGATTACTACTACACCCTCCTCAACTTTATCGGCATCTACACCCTGTTGGTGGTGGGGCTCAACCTGCTTTTGGGCTACGCCGGCCAGATCTCCCTGGGGCACGCGGCGTTTTTCGGCCTGGGGGCCTATACTTCCGGCATCCTCACCGCCACCTACGGGGTCAACCCCTGGCTGGCCCTGATGGCGGGCCTGGTGGTCTCTGGCACTTCTGCTTATTTGATCGGCATCCCGGCCTTGAAACTTAAGGGCTATTACCTGGCCATGGCTACTTTGGGCTTTGGCATCATCGTCTACATTTTTCTCAATGAGGCCCACAACCTCACCGGAGGACCTTCGGGCCTGCACGGGATTCCCTCGCTGGCCCTGGGCGGCTTTGTCCTTGACACCCCCCGGCGCCTCTATCTCTTGATCTGGATTATTTTAGGCGTGATCCTCGCCCTCAGCGCCAATCTCATGAACTCCCGCACCGGCCGGGCCATCCGGGCGCTTCATGACAGCGAGGCCGGGGCCGAGTCCCTGGGGGTAGACACCTTTCGCATGAAGCTCAAGATTTTCGTCTGGAGCGCCCTCTACGCTTCCCTGGCCGGCAGCCTCTACGCCCACACCTTGAACTTTATTGCGCCATCTTCCTTCGGCTTTATGTTCTCCATCAAGCTGGTGACCATGGTGGTCTTAGGCGGCATGGCTAGCATCTGGGGCTCGCTTTTGGGGGCCGGAGTGCTCACGGTGCTCCCTGAGATGCTCACGGTCTTCCATGATTTTGAAGCGGTGATTTTCGGGGCGATCCTCATGGTGGTGATGATCTTCCTGCCCCGGGGCCTGGTGCGGGGCATCCTGGACCTGTACGAATTCCGGCGCTACAAGCGGCAAGGAGGGAATCTTGTTGGAAACAAGTGATCAGTGGTCAGTAATCAGTAATCAGTGCAAAGCCCGCGATCACCTACAACCACTGATTACTGATTACTTTTGTCTCTGTTCTTTCACTGATTACTGTTTACTGGTTACTGATCACTGATTACTTTTGTCTCTGTTTTTTATTTATTATGAACTTGCCACCAGACCAATCCATATTGGCACTGCAAAACGTCAGCCTGGCCTTCGGCGGCCTTCAGGCCGTGGAGCAGGTAAGCTTTGACGTGCACAAAGGCGCCATCAAGGCAGTCATCGGCCCCAACGGCGCGGGCAAGACCACCCTGTTCAACCTGGTGACGGGCTTTCTGGCCCCTCAGCAGGGGCGCATTGTCTATCAGGGCAAGGAAATCCAGGGACTCCCGGCCCATCGCATCGCCAGGCAGGGGATCGCCCGCACCTTTCAACTGGTGCAGCTCTTTAATCATTTGACAGTCCTGGAAAATGTTATGGTGGGGCGCCACCGTCTGAGCCGCTCCGGCCTCCTGGCCGGAGCCTTGCAGTTCCCCTGGACCCGGACCGAAGAAAGGCTGATCCGGTCTAAGGCCATGGAGGCCCTGGAGTTCGTGGGGCTGAGCGACCGGGCCCAACAGCCCGCCGCAATTCTTCCCCTGGGACTCAAGCGCATGCTGGAAATCGCCCGGGCCCTGGCTGCGGCCCCTGACTTACTCCTCCTGGATGAACCGGCTTCGGGGCTGGACGCGGTGGAAACCGAGCGTCTGAAAGACCTGATCCTTAACCTGCGGGACCAGGGCATCACCATCCTCCTGGTGGAGCACGATATGGGCCTCACCATGGAGGTAGCGGATGAAATCGCGGTCCTCAACTACGGCAAACTCATCGCCAACGGCCCACCCCGGGTCATTCAGAAAAACCCGGAGGTGATTGCCGCGTATCTTGGTACTGATTGGCAGGGATAAGGACAGGTTTTAGGTTCTGGGATAGAAAAGTTTTTGGTGGCCCAGGCGTCTCGCCTGTGCTGGACTGGACATTGTCTCCGGTTAATGCAGGGCGGGCACTGCCTGCCAGCATCGGGTGATTCTGATGCTATAGGGAGCGGTACGATGTCTCAAATAATCCTTTCTTTTCTATTTGCAGTTTTGGGTGCAGCTTTTGGAACAGTATTTACCTTGTTTATAGAAAAGAAGAGACTGCCGAAAATCGAGATTATTGCCGTAGATAGGGCAAACGCTGATCATACATACGAGTCTGGGCCTCACAAAGGAGAACGCTGGAAATTTTTTAGACTCGCTGTTATTAACAAGAAAATAACTCCTTTTTTCAGTTGGTTAGTTATTAGGCAAACTGCTGAAAATTGCAGAGTAACAATTAATATAAAGGGTATGGATAATCCAATTGATATCTCCTTTAAGGGTCGATGGGCATCTACTCCGGAAATTCCGCATTTAGGTCAAAATGCCGTTCTTAAATTGTTTGAACCTGATCCCGTAACCATACCTGAAGATCATGAAGAATTTTTGGATGTAATTGTTAAATATGAAAACGATAAAGAAGGATATGGTTGGAATAATGAGGCATATTTCCATGATTGGAGGACGCCTCATTATAAACTTAATCCTGGAAGGTATCAGGTGCAAATCAAAATTAATACTCAAAATGGTATATCTTTTTTGAAAATATTTTTATTAACAGTTGGAGAAAGAATTGAGGATACTCGCTTAAGTTAATTACATAAAAGATGCTAAAAATACGTAACCTCTCCGCCTACTACGGCTCTGTCAGAGCACTCAGCGGCGTGACCTGCCACATCCGGGAAGGCGAGATCGTCACCCTGATTGGGGCCAACGGCGCGGGCAAGACCACCTTGCTCAACGCCGTCTGCGGACTGGTGCGCCGAGACGGTGACCTGGAGTTTTCCGGGCATTCGTTAAAGGGTATGGCGCCCGAAGAGATCGTGGGATTGGGCATCTCCCAGGTGCCGGAAGGCCGGCAGCTTTTCGCGCCAATGACTGTGGCGGAAAATCTGGAACTGGGGGCCTATCGCCGCTACCGCAAAGAGTCCAAGGCCGCTATCCAGGCAGACCTGGAAAGAATCTATCAGCTCTTTCCCCGCTTAAAGGATCGCTTGACGCAGAAGGCCGGGACCATGAGCGGCGGCGAGCAGCAGATGCTGGCCATCGGCCGGGCCCTCATGGCCCGTCCCCGGCTGCTGCTGCTGGATGAGCCCTCTTTAGGCCTGGCCCCCATCGTGGTAGAGGACATCCTGGCCCGGTTGAGCCAGTTGCGCGCTGAGGGCATGACCATTCTCCTGGTGGAGCAGAACGCCCGGGTGGCGCTCAAGGTGGCCGACCGGGCCTATGTCCTGGAAACCGGCCGCATCATCTTAAGCGGTACAGCCGCCGACCTGCTCCAGGACCGCCAGGTGACCCGGGCCTACCTGGGCCGGGACTACAAAGATTTCACCGAAGGGAGGTAAGGCACATGCGCCATCCGGAAATTGAGGCCATGATCCGCGGGGAATTGGAACTGCTCCAACTGGAGCGCCTCCAGAGCACCCTCACCCGGGCTTACCGCCAGGTGAAGTTCTACCGCCGCCAGTTCGACCGCTTAGGGTTGAACCTCGACGGTATCCGCAGCTTGAGTGATCTGACCCGGCTTCCCTGCACCACCCGGGAAGACCTGTCGGAGAACTACCCTTACGGCCTGTTCGCCGTGCCGCTCAGGGACATCGTCCGTATCCTCTCCTCCCCCGGCACCACGGAGAAGCCCCTGGTAGTAGGCTACGCCGCCCAGGACATCAAGCTCTGGCTGGAGTTGCTGGCTCGCCTTTACACCGCCGCGGACATCACCCGGGAAGACATCTTACAAATCATCCTGCCTCAAGGGTTGGCCAACTGGCGCCGGGACCTCCAGGCCGGGGCCGAATACCTGGGAGCCTCGGTGATCCCGCCGGCCACCCTCAATTTTGCCAAAGAACTCATGGTGATGCGGGATTACAAGACCTCGGTCCTGGTCACCACGCCCCCTGTGGCCAGGCACCTTTTGACGGTAATGGCCCGCATGGACCTGACCCCGGCGGAGCTGAGCCTGAAAAAGGCCCTATTGGTGGCGTCCCCGCTGCCTGAGGCGGTGCGCCGGGAGATCGAGGCGGGGTTCCAGGTCACCTGCGCTACGGCCTATGGCATCACGGAAGTAATGGGTCCGGGTCTGGCCTTCAGTTGCGGAGCCGATGGCGGCCTCCACTTTTCCGAGGACCATTTCTACCCGGAGATCATCGATCCCGAAACCGGCGCGCCAGTCCCGCCCGGCACCCAAGGGGAACTGGTGATCACCACCTTAAGCACCGTGGCCTTCCCCTTGGTCCGTTTCCGCAGCGGCGACCGCACTTCCCTCATTCAGGAACCCTGCGCCTGCGGCCGCACCCTGGTGCGCCTGGGCGAGATCGCCGGACGTACGGACCCCATTTTCTCTGTGGGCGGCATCAAGGTGCATCCGGATCAGATCGGCGCCCTGCTCGCCGAAGCCCTCCAGGGCCACCCGCCGAAATTCTCATACCGGGTGGTGTCTGAGGAAGGCCTGGAGATTTTAGATATCGAACTGACCGTGGAAGAAGTGTTTTTCTCCGACGAAATCAAGGCTCTGGAATGCCTGTGCCGCCGGGCCCGGCGTCATCTGGCGGACCACCTGGGCATTAACGCCCGGATAATTCTGAAGGAGGAAGCGGCCCGATAGGGGCCAACGGATCACATTTCTATTTTTTTTTTGTCGGAAATGGCCTATAAGAAAAAAATAAGGAGGATGTGCAGATGGTGAAGTTGAGCAGAATCTTAATAGTAGCGGGTTTGGCTATTACCCTATTAACTGCCGGACTGGCCTGGAGTGCGCCCGAGCCCATCAAGATCGGCACCGTGCTCCGTTTGTCCATCGGCGCTGAACATGGCACCCCCTCTCGCCGGGGCGTGGAGATGGCGGTGGCCGAATTCAATAAAGCCGGCGGCATCAATGGCCGGCCGGTGGAACTCATTGTGGAAGATGAGAAAGACTCCCCAGCCGCCGCGGTGAACGCGGTGCAAAAACTCATTAACGTCGACAAAGTGGTGGCCATTGTCGGCCCCATGACTTCCGGCGGCATGATGGCCGCCGGCAAAACCGCCAACGAGGCCAAGGTAGTGGAAATCAGCCCCACCGCCACCACCCCTAAGCTCAGCGGCTACGGTGATTACATTTACCGAGGCTGTTCCCGCATCGACAAGCAGGCCCAGGTCCTGTCCGATTACGTGGTGAAAAACTGGAAGCCCAAGACCGTGGCCATTTTTTTCTCCAATGAACCCTATGGCAAGGGGTGCGCCGACCTCTTCACCAAATTCTTTGAAAAGAACGGCATCAAGGTGGTGGCCACGGAGTCTTTCATGCGGGGGTCCCGGGATTTCAAGGCCCAGCTCACCAAGATCATGGCCACCAACCCCGATTTCTTGTTCATCCCGGGTTATACCCCGGAAACCGCCCCCGCCGCGGCCCAGGCCCGGCAGTTGGGTATGAAACAGAAGATCTTGGGAGTCTACGGGGATATGGACCCGGTTTACATACAATTGGCCGGACCAGGGGCCGAGGGCCATGTCATCGGGGGCGAGTATGACGAAAACTATGACACCCCCAAAAATAAGGCTTTTAAAAAGAATTACGAAGAGTTGGTGAAGAAAAACAATGATCCCTATAACATCATGTTCGCGGCCCTCCATTACGATGCCACTTCCATGCTCCTGGATGGCATGAAGAAAGATGGGCCTACCGCTGACGGGATCAAAAAATTCTTAGACAACGTGAAGGACTATGACGGCGTTACCGGCAAGCTGTCGTTTAATAAAGAGCACGATGTGGTGCGGGCCGGGACGGAAGGGGTTTATATCCTGGAAGTCAAAGATGGCAAATACGTGATCGTGAAGTAATAACGGCGGTTCGTTATTTCTTGACAGGAAAGGCAGGGCGGGCGAACCCCCCCTGCCTCTATTTTTGCAGTTTAAACATCAAACAGGTCTTTGACCAAGACAGATGGCAAGAATATTAATCGGTTATTGCAGTTACCGAAAACAGAAAACGGCTATTTCTCCACCAGTAAAACCTTATGATTGATCAGATTGAGGCTGTGGATTTCGGCCTTCAAAATCTTCTGTTCGCCGAAAATATTGACTAACCTGACGTTGTCGCCATCG
This DNA window, taken from Desulfobaccales bacterium, encodes the following:
- a CDS encoding ABC transporter ATP-binding protein; this encodes MLKIRNLSAYYGSVRALSGVTCHIREGEIVTLIGANGAGKTTLLNAVCGLVRRDGDLEFSGHSLKGMAPEEIVGLGISQVPEGRQLFAPMTVAENLELGAYRRYRKESKAAIQADLERIYQLFPRLKDRLTQKAGTMSGGEQQMLAIGRALMARPRLLLLDEPSLGLAPIVVEDILARLSQLRAEGMTILLVEQNARVALKVADRAYVLETGRIILSGTAADLLQDRQVTRAYLGRDYKDFTEGR
- a CDS encoding CooT family nickel-binding protein codes for the protein MCEATAYLLKNGQEELILKDVDVVEPDGDNVRLVNIFGEQKILKAEIHSLNLINHKVLLVEK
- a CDS encoding branched-chain amino acid ABC transporter permease translates to MTLPRFANRWFLFALVVLAIVIFMDDDYYYTLLNFIGIYTLLVVGLNLLLGYAGQISLGHAAFFGLGAYTSGILTATYGVNPWLALMAGLVVSGTSAYLIGIPALKLKGYYLAMATLGFGIIVYIFLNEAHNLTGGPSGLHGIPSLALGGFVLDTPRRLYLLIWIILGVILALSANLMNSRTGRAIRALHDSEAGAESLGVDTFRMKLKIFVWSALYASLAGSLYAHTLNFIAPSSFGFMFSIKLVTMVVLGGMASIWGSLLGAGVLTVLPEMLTVFHDFEAVIFGAILMVVMIFLPRGLVRGILDLYEFRRYKRQGGNLVGNK
- a CDS encoding ABC transporter ATP-binding protein, whose translation is MALQNVSLAFGGLQAVEQVSFDVHKGAIKAVIGPNGAGKTTLFNLVTGFLAPQQGRIVYQGKEIQGLPAHRIARQGIARTFQLVQLFNHLTVLENVMVGRHRLSRSGLLAGALQFPWTRTEERLIRSKAMEALEFVGLSDRAQQPAAILPLGLKRMLEIARALAAAPDLLLLDEPASGLDAVETERLKDLILNLRDQGITILLVEHDMGLTMEVADEIAVLNYGKLIANGPPRVIQKNPEVIAAYLGTDWQG
- a CDS encoding ABC transporter substrate-binding protein translates to MVKLSRILIVAGLAITLLTAGLAWSAPEPIKIGTVLRLSIGAEHGTPSRRGVEMAVAEFNKAGGINGRPVELIVEDEKDSPAAAVNAVQKLINVDKVVAIVGPMTSGGMMAAGKTANEAKVVEISPTATTPKLSGYGDYIYRGCSRIDKQAQVLSDYVVKNWKPKTVAIFFSNEPYGKGCADLFTKFFEKNGIKVVATESFMRGSRDFKAQLTKIMATNPDFLFIPGYTPETAPAAAQARQLGMKQKILGVYGDMDPVYIQLAGPGAEGHVIGGEYDENYDTPKNKAFKKNYEELVKKNNDPYNIMFAALHYDATSMLLDGMKKDGPTADGIKKFLDNVKDYDGVTGKLSFNKEHDVVRAGTEGVYILEVKDGKYVIVK
- a CDS encoding AMP-binding protein; its protein translation is MRHPEIEAMIRGELELLQLERLQSTLTRAYRQVKFYRRQFDRLGLNLDGIRSLSDLTRLPCTTREDLSENYPYGLFAVPLRDIVRILSSPGTTEKPLVVGYAAQDIKLWLELLARLYTAADITREDILQIILPQGLANWRRDLQAGAEYLGASVIPPATLNFAKELMVMRDYKTSVLVTTPPVARHLLTVMARMDLTPAELSLKKALLVASPLPEAVRREIEAGFQVTCATAYGITEVMGPGLAFSCGADGGLHFSEDHFYPEIIDPETGAPVPPGTQGELVITTLSTVAFPLVRFRSGDRTSLIQEPCACGRTLVRLGEIAGRTDPIFSVGGIKVHPDQIGALLAEALQGHPPKFSYRVVSEEGLEILDIELTVEEVFFSDEIKALECLCRRARRHLADHLGINARIILKEEAAR
- a CDS encoding branched-chain amino acid ABC transporter permease gives rise to the protein METLADLLQYLISGVTNGAIYALIALGFGIIYNTTTIINFAQGEMVMLGALCAISIYQVTPSLPLAFGGAVILVTCVGLVFERLALRPVKDPSPITLIIITVGGAVLIKGVAMLLWGKDAYTLPPFSGNAPIHLGPATILPQNLWVLGITAVMVAALEAFFRLTLVGKAMRACAYNTRAARLVGIAAGRMVQLSFGLSAALGAGAGILIAPLTLGVYDMGAMLGLKGFSAAIIGGLGSLAGGVLGGLVLGVAEALATGFISSGYRDAVAFLLLLLVLFLRPQGLVGGRK